From Pseudomonadota bacterium:
CTCATTTTTATTTTTTTCAACAGCTGCTCATATGAAGCATCAACATACTGCTGAATAAATTCAATGTTTGACTCCTGAAGATGCCGAAAACGACCCTGGGGTTTAAGATAATCGATAACCGGACGGTGGTGTTTATATTCAACCGTCATTTTATATTGACCATCCACAATCTCATAGAGGGGAAACACCTTAGTTTCAACTGCCAGGCGGCCGATGGATAAGGCCAAATTAGGAGCCAGTCGCCAACCGGTAGGACAAGGTGCCAGCACATGGATATAAGCCGGGCCCTTAGCATCTGCCGCTTTCCTCACTTTTTCCATCAGGTCAAAGGGGTAGCTGGGACTGGCCGTCGCCACGTAAGGAATATTATGAGCAGCGGCAATTTCTACTACATTCTTTTTCATCGTCACCTGACCAATACTCTCTTTACCGGCAGGGGATGTTGTCGTTGCTGCCCCGTAAGGAGTGGAACTTGAGCGCTGGATACCGGTATTCATGTAGGCTTCATTATCATAGCAGATATAGGTAAAATCATGGCCCCGCTCCAAGGCTCCGGAAAGTGCCTGCAGGCCGATATCAACGGTTCCGCCGTCACCCGCCTGGGCAACTATTTTGATCTCCCGGTCTACCGGATACTTTCCCTTTTTCTTCAGAATTTTGATCCCGGCTTCCACTCCGGAAGCGACAGCGGCAGCATTTTCAAAGGCCACGTGGATCCAGGGAACTTTCCAGGCTGTATGGGGATATGAAGAAGTAACAATCTCCAGACAACCGGTAGCATTGGCAATAATAAAATCATGACCCAGGGTTTTAGCTACCAGGCGAACAGCCAGAAGCTCAGCACAACCCTGACAGGCCCGATGTCCAGGGGCCAGGGATTCCTGCTGCGGTGCCAGCTTGGCGGCATATACATTTAAGGCATCCATTATTCCCTCACTCCTATCATCTTATATTCGTGAACTTCCTGCTCAGTTTCCATCTTTTCAGCCAGGGTCACCATATCCATAAAATCTTTGATAGTCACATCCCGACCACCAAGACCGGCAATGAAACTGGCAACATAAGGTCTGTCCTCAGTGGAATAAAGGGCAGAGCGAATCTCGCCGCCCACCGGAGCACCAGTGCCACCAAAAGATACCGCCCGGTCAATCACCGCCAGGGTTTTGATGCCTTTTACCAGCTCCCGCAATTCATCCGTCGGGAATGGCCGCCAAAGACGCAAACGGAGAAGACCAACCTTTTTACCCTGTTCATCTTTCATCATATCAATGGCTTCCATGGCGGTTTCACTAATGCTGCCCATGGTCAGCAGCAGGGTCTCGGCATCTTCAGTGCGGTACGATTCAATAACGTTGTAGGTGCGGCCGAATTTTTCGCCAAACTCCTGAAAGATCTCTTTGATTACCGCCTTCGACTCGACCAGGGCCACATCCTGGGCTTTCTTGGCCTCAAAGTATATTTCTGGAATACCCACCATGCCCATGCTGACCGGCTTATCAGGATTCAACTGGAGAGGTGGGTCGTAGGGTGGCAGAAAACTATCAACCTCCTCCTGACTGAGAAACTCATGCGGCTCAATTACGTGGCTGAGGGTAAAGCCATCGATATTAACATTGATCGGCAGCATGACCCGATGATCTTCGGCAATTTTAAAGGACTGCAGGGTCAGATCAAAGGCCTCCTGACCATTTTCAGCAAAGATCGATATCCAGCCGGTATCCCTGACGCTCATCAGGTCGCTATGATCATTCCAGATGCTGATCGGTCCCGACATCGACCGATTGGCCAGGGTCATGACCACCGGCAATCGCAAGGCCGGGATAATAAAAAGAATTTCGTTCATCAGGGCCAACCCCTGGGAGCTGGTTGCCGTATAAGTACGGGCACCGGCGGCGGAAGTTCCGGCACAAACACTCATGGCCGAATGTTCCGATTCAACCGGAATAAACTCAGCATTCAATTCACCATCAGCCACCAATTCTGACAAATGCTCCACTATATGGGTCTGCGGCGTGATCGGATAAGCAGCAATGGCATCAACATCCGCCAGTTTTACCGCCTCACTGATTGCCAGCGAGACCTCTATCCCTATTTTTTTTGCCATCACTTCTCCTCCTCTACCATACTGATGCAGCCAGTCCAGCACTCGGTGGCACAAATCCCACAACCTTTACAGTGCTCATAATCAAAGTCATAAGTGCCATCCGCGGCCAGCCTGATGGCATCATCCGGGCAAGACAGGTAACAGACCCCACATTTTATACATTTGCTTTTATCGGCAACCGGCCTTTGTGACCGCCAATCACCAGTACGGTACTCAGCCGAACAACCAGGATTGGTAACCATAAAAGCCAGATCGAACTCTTTCCAGGTCATCTCACTAAAATTCTTAGCCATCGTTATGACTCCTTTCCCGCCACTGCCGTTTCTTTATATGCCCGCTTCATGGCCTTAATATTTCGGGCAGCAATACGGCCAAAGCGATTTTCCAGCGGAGCAACCAGGGAATCTACCGAAATCACTTCGTTCCCTTTCACCAAAGCCCCCAACATGGTGGTGTTGGTAATCGGCAACCCCAGCTCTTCCATGGCAATCTGACTGGCGTCCACCTTGGCGATAGCAGTTTTAAAACCAAACTCCTGACGCAGTTCGTCAATGGATTTACCGCTGTTAATCACCAGAAGCCCATTTTCCTTCAGGCCTTCTTCCAC
This genomic window contains:
- the porB gene encoding pyruvate synthase subunit PorB → MDALNVYAAKLAPQQESLAPGHRACQGCAELLAVRLVAKTLGHDFIIANATGCLEIVTSSYPHTAWKVPWIHVAFENAAAVASGVEAGIKILKKKGKYPVDREIKIVAQAGDGGTVDIGLQALSGALERGHDFTYICYDNEAYMNTGIQRSSSTPYGAATTTSPAGKESIGQVTMKKNVVEIAAAHNIPYVATASPSYPFDLMEKVRKAADAKGPAYIHVLAPCPTGWRLAPNLALSIGRLAVETKVFPLYEIVDGQYKMTVEYKHHRPVIDYLKPQGRFRHLQESNIEFIQQYVDASYEQLLKKIKMSEG
- a CDS encoding transketolase C-terminal domain-containing protein, which encodes MAKKIGIEVSLAISEAVKLADVDAIAAYPITPQTHIVEHLSELVADGELNAEFIPVESEHSAMSVCAGTSAAGARTYTATSSQGLALMNEILFIIPALRLPVVMTLANRSMSGPISIWNDHSDLMSVRDTGWISIFAENGQEAFDLTLQSFKIAEDHRVMLPINVNIDGFTLSHVIEPHEFLSQEEVDSFLPPYDPPLQLNPDKPVSMGMVGIPEIYFEAKKAQDVALVESKAVIKEIFQEFGEKFGRTYNVIESYRTEDAETLLLTMGSISETAMEAIDMMKDEQGKKVGLLRLRLWRPFPTDELRELVKGIKTLAVIDRAVSFGGTGAPVGGEIRSALYSTEDRPYVASFIAGLGGRDVTIKDFMDMVTLAEKMETEQEVHEYKMIGVRE
- a CDS encoding 4Fe-4S binding protein, which produces MAKNFSEMTWKEFDLAFMVTNPGCSAEYRTGDWRSQRPVADKSKCIKCGVCYLSCPDDAIRLAADGTYDFDYEHCKGCGICATECWTGCISMVEEEK
- a CDS encoding 2-oxoacid:acceptor oxidoreductase family protein: MIEVRIHGRGGQGGVTSAEMVAIAAINEGKYAQAFPSFGPERRGAPVIAFARVSDIKIRNRTKVYAPDIVVVLDPSVMRIVNVEEGLKENGLLVINSGKSIDELRQEFGFKTAIAKVDASQIAMEELGLPITNTTMLGALVKGNEVISVDSLVAPLENRFGRIAARNIKAMKRAYKETAVAGKES